In the Streptomyces sp. WMMC940 genome, GAGCGCGTCGCCCGGACCGGGGCGTCCGCACTACACCTCCAGCAGCACCGTGAACGGTCCGTCGTTGGTGAGCGAGACCCTCATCCGCGCCCCGAACCGGCCCGTCTCCACCCGTGCGCCCAGCTCCCGCAGCCGCGCCACCACCTCGTCCACGAGCGGCTCGGCGATCTCGCCGGGTGCGGCGGCGTTCCAGGTGGGGCGGCGGCCCTTCCGGGCGTCCCCGTAGAGGGTGAACTGGGAGATCACCAGCAAGGGGGCGTTCACGTCCGAGCAGGACTTCTCGCCTTCGAGGATCCGCACCGACCAGAGCTTCCGGGCGAGTTGCGCCGCCTTCTCGGGCGTGTCCTGGTGGGTCACCCCCACCAGGACGCACAGCCCCTCGCCGACGATCTCTCCCACGGTCTCACCGGCCACCACGACGCTCGCGCCGTCGACCCTCTGCACCACTGCACGCATACAGACCAACCTATCGGGGGCTGAACGGGTGCAGACCGCCTGCAGGGGCACCGTTCGTAATGGCACGATGCACGGAGTCGGTGCATCCCCTCGGCCCTCCGGGCCCGGGGAGACCTCATGCACCGGTCGAGGGGACTGATTCACGCATGAGCACACCTGGCGCCGGGCAGTCGCCCGGTCCCGTACAGATGACCCGCGGTGCCTGCTCGGGGGCCGGCACCGCCCGCCCGCCCGCGCAGCGCACCGGAGAGAGCTGTCCCGACTCCGGCGTGCGCGATCTCGCTGTCCTGCGGCTGCCGGAGCTGCGGGCCCTGCGCAAGGAGTCCCAGCGGGACGAGGCCGATCTGAGCTATGTACGACGGCTGCTGCAGGGCCGGATCGACATCCTGCGCGCGGAGCTGTCCCGGCGTTCGGCGCCGCCGTCGCCGCTGCATCCCGCCGCGGCGTCCGGTCCGGACGGGTCCGGTCCGGACGCCGCGGTGGTCGACCGGCTCTCGCGGATCCTCGCCGACCCGCCGTCGCGGCGCGGCAGTTCGGCCCGACACGTCACCCTGTCCGTGCCGCGCGGCGAGGAGTACCGGCTGCTGGCCGCGGAGATGCTCTCCGAGGTCGAGCTGTCCGACCTGGAGGCGCGCACGGACGACGAACTGCGCGCGGCGATGGGGCGGCTCGCGGACTACGAACAGGAAGTCTCCGGACAGCGGCAGCAGTTGCAGCGCACCGCGGACGACTGCAGCGCGGAGATCGCCCGCAGGTACCGTGAGGGCGAAGCGCAGGTGGACGACCTGCTCACCTGACGCCGGGCCGGCCGGACGGGCCCTGGCCGACCCCGTCCGCCGGGTGGGCCGGGGCTCGCGGAGGGCGCCCGTAATCCCTGCGACGAGCGGGGGCGGGGCGGCATAGCGTGGGTGTCATGAGCCCAGATGTGCGCCCCGTCACCGAGCCCGAGATCGCCGACTGGCTGCGCGCCTGCAGGACCGGTTTCCTGCAGCCCCCGGTGGTGAGCGAGGAACTGGCCGCCGACCGGCTGCCGCACTTCGATCTGCCGCGGGTGCAGGGTGCCTTCGAGGCGGGCCGCTGTGTCGCGACGTACCGTTCCTACACCCAGCAGCTCACGGTCCCGGGCGGCGCCGCCGTGCCGGCGAACGCCATCTCGAACGTCACGGTCTCGCCGACGCACCGTCGGCGCGGCCTGCTCACCAGGATGATCACGGTGGATCTCGCGGCCGCGAAGGAGCGTGGCGAGATCGTGTCGACGCTGATCGCGGCCGAGTTCCCGATCTACGGTCGGTACGGCTTCGGTCCCGCGGCCTGGTTCACGGAGTGGAGCGTCGACGTGGCGCGCACCGGGCTCGACCCGCGCTGGTCGGGCCCCGGGGACGGCGGCCGGATCGATCTGGCCGACGGCGAGGAGGTCCGCAAGTTCGGCCCCGAACTGTACGACCGCTTCCGTCCCGGCCGGGCCGGGGCGACCGACCGCGACGAGCGCTGGTGGCAGGTCAACACGGGCGCGGCCCAGGTGGGGCCGGAGCCCTGGAAGGAGCCGTTCTACGCGGTGTACCGCTCGGCGGCCGGTGAGGTGGAGGGCTTGGTGGTCTACCGGGCCGAGGACTCCGGCTGGTCCGACGCCGGGCAGCCGGACACGGTGCTGGAGGTCGAGAAGCTGATCGCCGTGTCACCCGCCGCCGAGCGGGCCCTGTGGCACTTCGTGTGCTCGGTGGACTGGGTCACCACGGTGAGGACGGGACGACGGGCGCCGGACGATCTGCTTCCGTTGCTGCTGCCCGATCCGCGCGCCGCCCGGACCGTCACCTGCGCGGACTTCCTGTGGGTGCGGGTGCTGGACGTCGCACGGGCGCTGGAGGCGCGTACGTACGACACCCCCGGCACGCTGGTGCTGGACGTGCACGACCCGCTGGGCCTGGCCGGCGGCCGGTTCCGGCTGGAGGTGGCGCCCGGAGGCGCGGCGCGGTGTTCGCCGACCGGGCTGCCGGCCGATCTCTCCATGGACCTGGGGGCGTTGGGGTCGCTGTACCTGGGGGACGAGTCGGTGCTGCGGCTGATGGCGCTGGGTCGGGTGACGGAGGTGCGCGCGGACGTGGCGGCCCTGGCGGACGCGGTGTTCCGGGCACGGCGGCGGGCCTGGTGCCCGGACATGTTCTGAGCACCGGACCGGAGCCGGACGAGCCCGACCGGGCGTGGGCCCGGCGTACGCCGGGGCGGTGCGGCACCGGATCCTGTCGAACCGGACGGGCGGCGGGACCGCCCGCCGGCGTCATACCGAGGCGGAGTGCAGCAGCAGTGCCAGCACGACGCTGCCCACGCCGGTGCACGCGGCGTTCCTGGCGCGCAGACCGAAGCTGAGCAGTCCCAGGCCGATCGCGCCCATGAGGCCGAACCGCCACTGGACGAATTCCTCGAGGGCGAAGGCGATGAGTGGCATGGCAGGTCCCTCCTTGGGGTCGGGGAGGAGCGCAGTCGTCGAAGATCGGCCAACTCGGGGCGGTGCGGGATCACTTCGACCATGTCTTGCGAGTTGGCGCCAACTCAATTGAAGTTGTCCCCACTTGGCAATGTCGACTAACCAGTGTTCGGTAACTCCCCATAACTCCGGAAGAGTTGTAGCGTCGAGTTGTGAACCACGAGAACGACACGGTGAACGGAAGAAAGCCGACACATCACGACATCGCCGATGTGTTGCGCGGCCGGATCGACAGCGGTGCGCTCCGGCCCGGTGATCACATGCCCACGCAGTCCCAGCTCGTCCAGGAGTTCGGCGTGGAGCGCGGCATCGTACGGCAGGCCCTCAGGCTCCTCCAGGAGGACGGTCTCCTCACCCATGTCACCCGGGGCGCCCCGGCGCGGATCGCCGAGCGCCCGGACGACGCGGGCGACGGCGAGGACGTCCGGCCCCAGCCCACGATGGTCGCCCTGGCGCCGCAGCTGGCGAAGGCGTTCTCGGTGCCGGAGGTGCGCATAGACGCCCTGTGCCTCACGGCCGAGACGCTCATGCTGGCCCTGGCGGAACCGCTGCGGCTGATCCACGAGGGGCGGATCCGGCCCGAGTCGGTCGAGGTGCGGCTGCTGCTGCCCGACCGCAACATCCACCTCGCCTTCCCGACGTCCGTCGCCGACACGGACGAGGACGACCTGGTCCACCAGCGCTGGCTCGCGCAGCGCAACGCCCAGGGCATGGTGCTGCGCCACAACCTCCAGGCGCTGCGCGTCTCCCACGGCATCGACGTCACGGTCGCCTTCCGCGCGCTGCCGTTCACCCCGCCGGTGAAGCTCTACGTGCTCAACGGCACCGAGGCCCTCTTCGCGTACTACACCGTGACCAGGCGGGAGGAGGAGATCGAGGCGACCACCGTGGAGATGTTCGACACTCTCGGCACGCAGTCCCTCCTCTTCCCGTTCGACGTCGGGAACGGGCCCCGGGACACCGCTTTCGTGGAACAGTCGAGCAAGTGGTTCGACGCACTCTGGAACACCATCGCCATGAACCTGACACTCTCTTCGTGATGACTGATGCGGCACTCGACGAACAGGCGGCGCACGTGGCGGAGACCATCGAGGATCTGATCAAAGGGGCCGACCACGTCCTCTTCGACTTCGACGGCCCCATCTGCCGCCTCTTCGCCCGACACCCCGCCGCAGGCGTCGCGGAGAGCCTGGTCGGCTGGCTGGACCGGCACGGCGGCGAGGTGCGGCTCACGGACGTGCAGCGGGCCGCCCAGGACCCGCACGACGTACTGCGGGCGGTGGGCCGGCTGCACCCGGGCAGCGACGTGGTCGAGGGGCTGGAGCGGGAGCTCACCCGCCAGGAACTGCTCGCCACCCGGAGCGCCTGGCCGACCGCCTACGCGGACCCCCTGATCCGCACGTGGAGCGCGGTCGCGTCCGGACTGGCCGTCGCCACGAACAACTCGCCCCGGGCGGCCGAGGAGTACCTCACCGTGCGCGGTCTGAGCGAGTGCTTCGCCCCCCACATCCACGGCCGTGCCCCGGACCTCGACCTCCTCAAGCCCGACCCGGACTGTGTGCTGCGAGCGCTGGACTCCCTCGGTGCGACCCCGGCAGGCACCCTGATGATCGGAGACACCCCCTCGGACCTGTTGGCGGCCCGCGCCGCGGGCGTCAGCTTCCTCGGCTACGCCCAGGGCGCCGGCCGTGCGGAACGACTCCGCGCGGCCGGCGCCGCGGTGATCGTGGACTCACTGGAACCGCTGCTCGCGATCGTCCGGCGTCGCCGCGCACCCTAGTGCTGTGACGGGAACGAACCGGCCGCGGCGGCCACCGCGCCCCCGAGCGCCCTCGCGGGGGCGGCTCCCTCACCCGCACGGGGCATTCGAGGGCGCCGTGGTGGGGCGGGGAGGCGCGTGCGTGGGACGGGAGGGTCCATGAGGCGGTAGCGTGCACTCCTCACTTCGGTACCACCGGGCAAGAGGGCTGCGGCCATGGGCGAACCGATGTCCGCCGCACGTCGGCGAGCCATCGCCCTGAGCCGTGACGAAAACCGGGTCGAGGGGCCGATCGAGGGCCATCACCACGAGACGTATGTGATCCCCTTGCCGCCCGAGGTGGCCGGGGCCCTCGGTGTGGACGGCACGGTGCGCTGGAAGTGCCGTGAGCCCAAGCCGGGACTCCTCTGGTTCGACCGCAGGTGCTTCGCGTCCGAGGAGCGGTTGATCGGGGAGCTCCGCGGACGGGTGGGCGGCGTGCCCGAGATCGTCGAGGTCGAGGGCGTGCCGCTGCAGCGATTCGTGGAGGGCGTCACACTCGGCACGCGGTACGGGCGCGAGGGGTGGCTGCCCTGGGAGGTCGTCGGGCAACTCCTCCGGCTGTTCACCGAGTTGGTGGCGATCCGGCCGGTCGACCTGGATCTCGAACGGAACTGCCATCCGGCCGACCGGCCTCGGGACGGAGACACCGCGGGCTTTCTGCGAGGGCTGATCCGGTTCGTCGAAACCCGGGTCTACCAGGACAACGAGTCGGAGTACGGGGACCTGTTCGAGGGCCTGGGCGTCACGGACGGCTCCCTGCGTCGGCTCCGGGACGGCGCCGAAGGGCTGCGTCAGCGCCCCTTCTGCCTCCTGCACGGGGATCTCCACCGGGAGAACCTCGTCCTGGACGCCCATCGGACGCTCTGGACGATCGACTGGGAGCTCGCGATCGCCGGTGATCCCCTCTACGACCTGGCCACCCATCTCCATCTGGCCGGCTACCCGGACCGGCAGGCCGCGGCGGTCGCCCGGGACTGGGCGCGCCGGGTGGAGCGGGTTCGGCCGGGTGCCTCACGGGGGTGGCGGCACGACCTGAAGCTGCTGTTGGCCTTCAAGGAGGCCCAGTCGGTGTTCACGGACATCATCCGATCCGCACTGACCGTGCGCGGCCCGGCCCCCGACACCGGCTCCGGGGCCGAGAGGGCGCGGCTGGAGGAGACGGCAGGGCGCCTGCACCGGGTCATGCTGCGCGGCGCCGGTCCGCTCGGGCTGGGCTCCGTGCCCGAGCCGTGGCAGATCGCCGACGCCTTGCAGGCCTGGTGCAAGCGCCGCTCTCAGCTCCCCTCGTCTTCCCCTTGAGCAGCGCAGACCCGCCCGCGGGTCCCACGGCCGGCAGTCCCCGCGCACCACGCCGGCGCTGTCCACGGCGAGTCGCCACCGGTCGGTCAGTCCTTCCGCGCGAGTTCGAGCCGTGCGCCCGGGGCCGCCGTTTCCCGCCGCGGTCAGCGTGCCGCGGCGTCGAGCGCGGGTATCAACTCCTTCTCCTCGTAGGCGAGATGCGCCTAGAGATCCTCGGTGAGCCGTCCGACTTCGGCCTGAACGAGTGCGGGCTCGGTGTCGTCCGCCGTGACGGCGCGGCGCAGTTCGTCCAGGAGTGCCGCGATCCTCCCGTGCTCCTCGCGCAGCCGGTCCATGACCGGTGCGAGTTCCTCGTGCCGGCCGGCGAGGAAGGGGAAGAGGGCGGTGTCCTCGCCGGTGTGGTGGTTGTGCAGGCCCTGGCAGAGGGTCAGGCAGTTGATCCGGAGCTGAGCGCCGAGCCTGGGACCGGACGTGGCGATCTCGTCCCGGATGAGGGAGAGTTCGCGCCGGAAGGCGTCGTGGACCGCCTTGATGGCCTCGCCCATGGACGTGGTGCCCATGTTCGGCGGGCCGTTCTCGACCGACTCGAGCGCGACCACCGGGATCACGCGCTCGGTCCTGGCCTGGTACTCGGCCCAGCCGGGATCCGCCTCCGCGGCGCGGGCGAAGGCGCGGTCGCGCTCCTCTCCGTCGAGCACCACGGCGTGGGCCTCGTAGGTGAAGACGCCGTCCTCGACGGTGAGCCGGGGGTTCGCGAGGATGTTGTGGTACCAGTCGGGGTGCTTGGGCGAGCCGCCGGCGGAGGCGACGACGAGCACGCGTTCGCCGCCGTCGGCGAGGTAGCCGACGGGAGTGGTGTGCGGTGCGCCGGATCGTGCCCCGGTGGTCGTGAGAAGGAGCAGCCGGGCTCCCTCGAAACAGCCTCCGACGCGGCCGCGGTTGGCGCGGAACTCATCGATGACCTGCTGATTGAAATCGTTCGGCATTCTCTGCTTTCTGCTTGTGGCTTCTTGTGCCTTCCCGGTTTTCGGGCACGGCGAATTCACCCCTGGAACGGCGTTCGGGTCGCTGGGGTGGATGGCGGAGTGACGCGTCACACGCGGATGCCGCGGAGGCGTACGAGCGTCGCGAGGC is a window encoding:
- the dtd gene encoding D-aminoacyl-tRNA deacylase, with translation MRAVVQRVDGASVVVAGETVGEIVGEGLCVLVGVTHQDTPEKAAQLARKLWSVRILEGEKSCSDVNAPLLVISQFTLYGDARKGRRPTWNAAAPGEIAEPLVDEVVARLRELGARVETGRFGARMRVSLTNDGPFTVLLEV
- a CDS encoding RsiG family protein, giving the protein MSTPGAGQSPGPVQMTRGACSGAGTARPPAQRTGESCPDSGVRDLAVLRLPELRALRKESQRDEADLSYVRRLLQGRIDILRAELSRRSAPPSPLHPAAASGPDGSGPDAAVVDRLSRILADPPSRRGSSARHVTLSVPRGEEYRLLAAEMLSEVELSDLEARTDDELRAAMGRLADYEQEVSGQRQQLQRTADDCSAEIARRYREGEAQVDDLLT
- a CDS encoding GNAT family N-acetyltransferase, with product MSPDVRPVTEPEIADWLRACRTGFLQPPVVSEELAADRLPHFDLPRVQGAFEAGRCVATYRSYTQQLTVPGGAAVPANAISNVTVSPTHRRRGLLTRMITVDLAAAKERGEIVSTLIAAEFPIYGRYGFGPAAWFTEWSVDVARTGLDPRWSGPGDGGRIDLADGEEVRKFGPELYDRFRPGRAGATDRDERWWQVNTGAAQVGPEPWKEPFYAVYRSAAGEVEGLVVYRAEDSGWSDAGQPDTVLEVEKLIAVSPAAERALWHFVCSVDWVTTVRTGRRAPDDLLPLLLPDPRAARTVTCADFLWVRVLDVARALEARTYDTPGTLVLDVHDPLGLAGGRFRLEVAPGGAARCSPTGLPADLSMDLGALGSLYLGDESVLRLMALGRVTEVRADVAALADAVFRARRRAWCPDMF
- a CDS encoding winged helix-turn-helix domain-containing protein encodes the protein MNHENDTVNGRKPTHHDIADVLRGRIDSGALRPGDHMPTQSQLVQEFGVERGIVRQALRLLQEDGLLTHVTRGAPARIAERPDDAGDGEDVRPQPTMVALAPQLAKAFSVPEVRIDALCLTAETLMLALAEPLRLIHEGRIRPESVEVRLLLPDRNIHLAFPTSVADTDEDDLVHQRWLAQRNAQGMVLRHNLQALRVSHGIDVTVAFRALPFTPPVKLYVLNGTEALFAYYTVTRREEEIEATTVEMFDTLGTQSLLFPFDVGNGPRDTAFVEQSSKWFDALWNTIAMNLTLSS
- a CDS encoding HAD family hydrolase produces the protein MTDAALDEQAAHVAETIEDLIKGADHVLFDFDGPICRLFARHPAAGVAESLVGWLDRHGGEVRLTDVQRAAQDPHDVLRAVGRLHPGSDVVEGLERELTRQELLATRSAWPTAYADPLIRTWSAVASGLAVATNNSPRAAEEYLTVRGLSECFAPHIHGRAPDLDLLKPDPDCVLRALDSLGATPAGTLMIGDTPSDLLAARAAGVSFLGYAQGAGRAERLRAAGAAVIVDSLEPLLAIVRRRRAP
- a CDS encoding phosphotransferase, whose product is MGEPMSAARRRAIALSRDENRVEGPIEGHHHETYVIPLPPEVAGALGVDGTVRWKCREPKPGLLWFDRRCFASEERLIGELRGRVGGVPEIVEVEGVPLQRFVEGVTLGTRYGREGWLPWEVVGQLLRLFTELVAIRPVDLDLERNCHPADRPRDGDTAGFLRGLIRFVETRVYQDNESEYGDLFEGLGVTDGSLRRLRDGAEGLRQRPFCLLHGDLHRENLVLDAHRTLWTIDWELAIAGDPLYDLATHLHLAGYPDRQAAAVARDWARRVERVRPGASRGWRHDLKLLLAFKEAQSVFTDIIRSALTVRGPAPDTGSGAERARLEETAGRLHRVMLRGAGPLGLGSVPEPWQIADALQAWCKRRSQLPSSSP
- a CDS encoding nitroreductase/quinone reductase family protein, whose product is MPNDFNQQVIDEFRANRGRVGGCFEGARLLLLTTTGARSGAPHTTPVGYLADGGERVLVVASAGGSPKHPDWYHNILANPRLTVEDGVFTYEAHAVVLDGEERDRAFARAAEADPGWAEYQARTERVIPVVALESVENGPPNMGTTSMGEAIKAVHDAFRRELSLIRDEIATSGPRLGAQLRINCLTLCQGLHNHHTGEDTALFPFLAGRHEELAPVMDRLREEHGRIAALLDELRRAVTADDTEPALVQAEVGRLTEDL